In Carya illinoinensis cultivar Pawnee chromosome 6, C.illinoinensisPawnee_v1, whole genome shotgun sequence, a single genomic region encodes these proteins:
- the LOC122313831 gene encoding stemmadenine O-acetyltransferase-like, giving the protein MAVLDVEVIAKDTIKPSSPTPDYLRRYNLSFIDQITPQIFMPFVLFYPRDSNADLNNIDCQDNIKTSLSKALTLFYPLAGRVKDNSHVDCNDEGVHYVEAKTNCNLYEFLEDPNLDDLNKLLPYELDDVNELALAVQVTSFSCGGIVVGLVFAHKVSDASSFFSFLNTWSALACGSNDITNPRFESATIFPPETFPSYSPSRGIAKNKIVLKRFVFDSSAISALRAKYSTNNTSIEYPHPTRVEALSAFIVDRFLAATEEEADTNRVCTLFHIANLRTRMDPPLSNNFFGNMSLSTGSVISRKTGNGFHDIVIPMRDAIKKADIDYVKSFRENGASLSFMRENAERFKKGEVASLAFTSLCRFPIYEINFGWGKPIWAGSVRMLYTNLVSFFDTKSGNGIEVWINLDEKDMAKLEVDKELLAHVSSTKVSEI; this is encoded by the coding sequence ATGGCAGTACTTGATGTAGAAGTTATCGCCAAAGACACCATCAAACCTTCTTCACCGACCCCAGACTACCTCCGTCGTTACAACCTCTCCTTCATTGATCAAATTACACCTCAAATTTTCATGCCTTTTGTTCTCTTTTACCCGAGAGATTCCAATGCCGATCTCAACAACATAGATTGCCAAGACAACATCAAGACGTCCTTGTCCAAGGCGTTGACACTGTTTTACCCGTTGGCAGGACGGGTGAAGGACAACTCTCATGTTGATTGCAACGATGAGGGTGTCCACTATGTGGAAGCCAAAACCAACTGCAATCTTTATGAATTTCTTGAGGACCCGAACCTAGATGACCTCAACAAACTCCTGCCATATGAACTGGATGATGTTAATGAACTGGCCTTGGCTGTCCAAGTTACCTCCTTCAGCTGTGGTGGGATCGTGGTCGGTCTGGTTTTTGCCCACAAGGTTTCAGATGCTTCCTCATTCTTCTCGTTCCTCAACACTTGGAGTGCTCTTGCTTGTGGTAGCAATGATATAACTAATCCTCGATTCGAATCTGCCACGATATTTCCACCGGAGACATTTCCTAGCTACAGTCCAAGTAGAGGGATTGCAAAGAATAAAATTGTTTTAAAGAGATTTGTCTTTGACTCGTCTGCTATATCGGCTCTTAGAGCCAAATATAGCACTAACAACACAAGCATTGAATACCCACACCCAACTCGCGTGGAGGCCTTATCGGCTTTCATAGTTGATCGCTTCTTGGCTGCCACTGAAGAAGAAGCAGACACCAACAGGGTATGTACCCTATTTCACATAGCAAACCTACGCACGAGGATGGACCCACCgctttcaaacaatttttttggaaatatgagcTTGTCCACAGGTTCGGTAATCTCTAGGAAAACAGGGAATGGCTTTCATGATATTGTCATTCCTATGAGAGATGCCATAAAGAAAGCTGACATTGATTATGTGAAAAGCTTCCGGGAGAATGGTGCGTCCTTGAGTTTTATGAGAGAGAATGCAGAAAGATTCAAGAAAGGAGAAGTTGCTTCGTTAGCCTTCACCAGCTTGTGCAGGTTTCCTATATATGAAATCAATTTTGGCTGGGGGAAGCCTATATGGGCTGGCTCAGTTAGAATGCTATACACGAATCTGGTTAGTTTCTTCGACACCAAATCAGGAAATGGAATAGAGGTATGGATTAACTTGGACGAGAAGGACATGGCTAAACTTGAAGTCGATAAGGAGCTCCTGGCACATGTTTCGTCAACCAAAGTTTCCGAAATTTAG